A window of the Falco biarmicus isolate bFalBia1 chromosome 10, bFalBia1.pri, whole genome shotgun sequence genome harbors these coding sequences:
- the E2F8 gene encoding transcription factor E2F8 isoform X2 codes for MFKRDPGRAPPTAAAAGGQWAGRGRAVGRWARAGREAGGGRSAAGSGRGGATRPAPGSPLTRRWLPRSRRTGGPCDAERRGRTGDRRLLRLRAGGRMQQAGREMGTGDKENHPPELCRSALRTPLKQGAASPSVLAEIQPGCQPLATPPKPQELLPTEPWTPTANLKMLISAASPEIRSRERRRELSNTARQILQAKHCLPEHLPGDEYEKSQPSRKEKSLGLLCHKFLARYTDHASAAADNFICLDEVAEELNVERRRIYDIVNVLESLHMVSRLAKNKYAWHGRHNLSKTLQALKRVGEENKYTQQIQMIKKREYEHEFDLNGERNEEMARSFGSNDHSEMSFVELPGMEFRAASVNSRKDKSLRVMSQKFVMLFLVSTPKIVSLEVAAKILIGEDQLEDLDKSKFKTKIRRLYDIANVLSSLELIKKVHVTEERGRKPAFKWTGPEILPNIQDTKLEPVSTTPPMSESIPSKEQCSKNLFPSKGKQNFTRHPSLIKLVKSIENDRRKIQSAPTSPVKISPSTDQNLSAFPSKMAQLPAVAKHQLEGQSKKATEMKLSRPALQCSLSSPAVAPSQQPALTQLLGVCPPSHSSVSPVILPHAPSGVSYAIYLHPSQAHTVTTYSPSIMLQPLPCANVTGINSEVLHQITTEGRDNQIAARDPTKSLTAKERPSTKSQTSSQRCLKRSQALPENNLIKRYRSDEESLDTSLGVSMKNERPSSSSSQTNYKMDNVQEERQNKTETLDQNMASCYDQCKREDVLEGEDKIQTKQDIPVTLAIPAHETFFPSGYLIPLTQCTQGNKAGFLNKEKAGICSVQHTTYSSPITGVIPVPASELKAVNIPAFHVTPLNIMLSPTSIAAAPVLSNSCLNSSNTCPAQSPSSSVLNFTLQHVGLIPAGVQVPANPVLQHVPVSSQPKSVSHGSENTNLQEEEPSIPKESHEPQRVTENFFRTPGGPNTVSSPSANSDGANQVSQGTLYIPQRKLEVSED; via the exons ATGTTTAAACGGGATCCCGGAAGGGCCCCgcccaccgccgccgccgccggcggccaatgggcggggcggggccgggccgttGGGCGGTGGGCGCGCGCGGGCCGAGAGGCGGGAGGCGGGAGGAGCGCGGCGGGAAGCGGCCGGGGTGGCGCCACCCGCCCGGCACCGGGGTCCCCGCTAACGCGCCGCTGGCTGCCCCGGTCCCGCAGAACCGGTGGGCCGTGCGATGCGGAGCGCCGCGGAAGGACCGGCGACCGACGGCTCCTGAGGCTTCGCGCCGGCGGGAGGATGCAGCAGGCGGGCCGGGAGATGGGCACCGGCGACAAG GAAAATCACCCTCCCGAGCTGTGCAGAAGCGCCTTGCGAACGCCACTGAAGCAAGGAGCTGCCTCGCCTTCGGTGCTGGCAGAGATACAGCCCGGCTGTCAGCCACTCGCCACCCCCCCGAAACCCCAAGAACTCCTGCCCACCGAGCCATGGACGCCCACTGCCAACCTGAAAATGCTGATCAGCGCAGCTAGCCCCGAGATCAGGAGCAGGGAGCGGCGGAGGGAACTGTCAAACACTGCAAGGCAGATTCTACAGGCAAAACACTGTTTGCCG GAGCACTTACCAGGAGATGAATATGAAAAATCTCAACCGAGTCGCAAAGAGAAAAGCCTAGGATTACTGTGTCATAAATTCTTAGCTCGATATACTGATCAcgccagtgctgcagcagataATTTCATTTGCCTTGATGAAGTAGCTGAAGAGCTTA atgtcGAACGTCGACGCATATATGATATCGTGAACGTGCTAGAGAGCCTACACATGGTGAGCCGCCTCGCCAAAAACAAATACGCTTGGCACGGGCGACATAATCTCTCCAAAACCCTGCAGGCATTGAAAAGAGTTGGAGAAGAGAACAAATACACACAGCAAATACAGATGATCAAGAAAAGAGAGTATGAGCATGAATTTGATCTCAACGGTGAAAGAAACGAAGAAATGGCAAGATCGTTTGGCTCAAATGACCACTCAGAAATGTCTTTTGTTGAGCTCCCAGGAATGGAATTTCGTGCTG CATCAGTGAACAGCAGGAAAGACAAGTCTTTACGAGTGATGAGTCAGAAATTTGTGATGCTGTTTCTTGTATCGACTCCTAAAATAGTAAGCCTTGAAGTTGCCGCTAAAATCTTGATTGGAGAAGACCAGTTAGAAGACTTAGATAAAAGCAAGTTTAAAA ccaAAATTAGGAGACTTTATGACATAGCAAATGTTCTCAGTAGCCTTGAGCTTATCAAGAAAGTTCATGTTacagaggagagaggaagaaaaccagcattCAAGTGGACAGGACCTGAGATCTTGCCAAATATTCAGG atacAAAACTTGAACCAGTTTCTACGACCCCACCTATGTCAGAATCCATCCCTTCCAAAGAGCAGTGTTCAAAAAACCTCTTTccttcaaaaggaaagcaaaacttcaCTCGACATCCATCTCTAATAAAGTTAGTTAAAAGTAtagaaaatgacagaagaaagatCCAGTCCGCTCCGACCAGTCCAGTTAAAATAAGCCCAA GTACGGATCAAAATTTATCAGCCTTCCCAAGTAAAATGGCTCAGCTTCCAGCAGTCGCTAAACATCAGCTGGAAGGACAATCAAA gaaagcaACAGAGATGAAGTTGTCAAGACCAGCTTTGCAATGTAGTCTGTCCTCACCTGCGGTAGCCCCC TCTCAGCAGCCAGCTCTCACGCAGCTGCTCGGTGTCTGTCCTCCAAGCCACAGCTCTGTCTCACCAGTAATACTACCTCACGCTCCTTCTGGTGTTTCATATGCAATATATCTGCACCCTTCCCAAGCCCACACTGTGACAACGTACAGCCCCAGTATCATGTTGCAGCCTCTACCGTGTGCTAATGTAACTGGAATTAATTCAGAGGTACTACATCAAATAACCACTGAGGGAAGGGACAATCAGATAGCTGCACGTGATCCAACAAAGTCCTTGACAGCTAAAGAAAGACCGAGTACAAAATCACAAACTTCTTCACAGCGGTGCCTTAAAAGATCACAAGCATTACCAGAGAATAATTTAATTAAGAGATATAGAAGCGATGAGGAAAGTCTTGATACTTCTCTG ggagtatccatgaaaaatgaaagaccATCTTCCAGTAGCTCACAAACGAATTACAAAATGGACAATGTCCAGGAAGAGAgacagaacaaaactgaaacgTTAGATCAAAACATGGCAAGTTGCTATGACCAGTGTAAAAGAGAAGATGTTCTGGAAGGAGAGGACAAAATCCAAACTAAACAAGACATACCTGTAACACTTGCCATTCCTGCTCACGAG actttttttccatctggtTATCTTATTCCTCTTACTCAGTGCACCCAGGGCAACAAGGCAGGCTTTCTTAACAAAGAGAAAGCTGGGATATGCTCAGTGCAGCACACTACCTACAGCTCACCCATTACCG gtgtTATTCCAGTGCCAGCGTCTGAACTGAAAGCAGTTAACATTCCTGCTTTTCACGTAACACCCTTGAATATAATGCTGTCACCAACTTCTATAGCTGCTGCACCTGTACTGAGCAACTCCTGTCTCAATTCGAGTAATACCTGCCCTGCCCAAAGTCCAAGTTCGTCAGTTCTGAACTTCACGCTGCAGCACGTAGGACTAATACCTGCTGGTGTGCAAGTTCCTGCAAATCCTGTTCTTCAGCACGTGCCAGTCTCTTCACAACCAAAAAGTGTTAGCCATGgctcagaaaacacaaacttGCAGGAAGAAgag CCCTCTATTCCAAAGGAATCCCACGAGCCCCAAAGAGTTACAGAGAACTTTTTCCGCACACCGGGAGGGCCAAACACAGTGTCTTCACCATCTGCAAATTCAGATGGCGCCAATCAAGTCTCTCAAGGAACCCTGTATATTCCTCAAAGAAAACTTGAAGTGTCAGAAGACTAA
- the E2F8 gene encoding transcription factor E2F8 isoform X3: MQQAGREMGTGDKENHPPELCRSALRTPLKQGAASPSVLAEIQPGCQPLATPPKPQELLPTEPWTPTANLKMLISAASPEIRSRERRRELSNTARQILQAKHCLPEHLPGDEYEKSQPSRKEKSLGLLCHKFLARYTDHASAAADNFICLDEVAEELNVERRRIYDIVNVLESLHMVSRLAKNKYAWHGRHNLSKTLQALKRVGEENKYTQQIQMIKKREYEHEFDLNGERNEEMARSFGSNDHSEMSFVELPGMEFRAASVNSRKDKSLRVMSQKFVMLFLVSTPKIVSLEVAAKILIGEDQLEDLDKSKFKTKIRRLYDIANVLSSLELIKKVHVTEERGRKPAFKWTGPEILPNIQDTKLEPVSTTPPMSESIPSKEQCSKNLFPSKGKQNFTRHPSLIKLVKSIENDRRKIQSAPTSPVKISPSTDQNLSAFPSKMAQLPAVAKHQLEGQSKKATEMKLSRPALQCSLSSPAVAPSHEPPCMAAPSQQPALTQLLGVCPPSHSSVSPVILPHAPSGVSYAIYLHPSQAHTVTTYSPSIMLQPLPCANVTGINSEVLHQITTEGRDNQIAARDPTKSLTAKERPSTKSQTSSQRCLKRSQALPENNLIKRYRSDEESLDTSLGVSMKNERPSSSSSQTNYKMDNVQEERQNKTETLDQNMASCYDQCKREDVLEGEDKIQTKQDIPVTLAIPAHETFFPSGYLIPLTQCTQGNKAGFLNKEKAGICSVQHTTYSSPITGVIPVPASELKAVNIPAFHVTPLNIMLSPTSIAAAPVLSNSCLNSSNTCPAQSPSSSVLNFTLQHVGLIPAGVQVPANPVLQHVPVSSQPKSVSHGSENTNLQEEEPSIPKESHEPQRVTENFFRTPGGPNTVSSPSANSDGANQVSQGTLYIPQRKLEVSED; this comes from the exons ATGCAGCAGGCGGGCCGGGAGATGGGCACCGGCGACAAG GAAAATCACCCTCCCGAGCTGTGCAGAAGCGCCTTGCGAACGCCACTGAAGCAAGGAGCTGCCTCGCCTTCGGTGCTGGCAGAGATACAGCCCGGCTGTCAGCCACTCGCCACCCCCCCGAAACCCCAAGAACTCCTGCCCACCGAGCCATGGACGCCCACTGCCAACCTGAAAATGCTGATCAGCGCAGCTAGCCCCGAGATCAGGAGCAGGGAGCGGCGGAGGGAACTGTCAAACACTGCAAGGCAGATTCTACAGGCAAAACACTGTTTGCCG GAGCACTTACCAGGAGATGAATATGAAAAATCTCAACCGAGTCGCAAAGAGAAAAGCCTAGGATTACTGTGTCATAAATTCTTAGCTCGATATACTGATCAcgccagtgctgcagcagataATTTCATTTGCCTTGATGAAGTAGCTGAAGAGCTTA atgtcGAACGTCGACGCATATATGATATCGTGAACGTGCTAGAGAGCCTACACATGGTGAGCCGCCTCGCCAAAAACAAATACGCTTGGCACGGGCGACATAATCTCTCCAAAACCCTGCAGGCATTGAAAAGAGTTGGAGAAGAGAACAAATACACACAGCAAATACAGATGATCAAGAAAAGAGAGTATGAGCATGAATTTGATCTCAACGGTGAAAGAAACGAAGAAATGGCAAGATCGTTTGGCTCAAATGACCACTCAGAAATGTCTTTTGTTGAGCTCCCAGGAATGGAATTTCGTGCTG CATCAGTGAACAGCAGGAAAGACAAGTCTTTACGAGTGATGAGTCAGAAATTTGTGATGCTGTTTCTTGTATCGACTCCTAAAATAGTAAGCCTTGAAGTTGCCGCTAAAATCTTGATTGGAGAAGACCAGTTAGAAGACTTAGATAAAAGCAAGTTTAAAA ccaAAATTAGGAGACTTTATGACATAGCAAATGTTCTCAGTAGCCTTGAGCTTATCAAGAAAGTTCATGTTacagaggagagaggaagaaaaccagcattCAAGTGGACAGGACCTGAGATCTTGCCAAATATTCAGG atacAAAACTTGAACCAGTTTCTACGACCCCACCTATGTCAGAATCCATCCCTTCCAAAGAGCAGTGTTCAAAAAACCTCTTTccttcaaaaggaaagcaaaacttcaCTCGACATCCATCTCTAATAAAGTTAGTTAAAAGTAtagaaaatgacagaagaaagatCCAGTCCGCTCCGACCAGTCCAGTTAAAATAAGCCCAA GTACGGATCAAAATTTATCAGCCTTCCCAAGTAAAATGGCTCAGCTTCCAGCAGTCGCTAAACATCAGCTGGAAGGACAATCAAA gaaagcaACAGAGATGAAGTTGTCAAGACCAGCTTTGCAATGTAGTCTGTCCTCACCTGCGGTAGCCCCCAGCCACGAACCTCCTTGCATGGCAGCCCCCTCTCAGCAGCCAGCTCTCACGCAGCTGCTCGGTGTCTGTCCTCCAAGCCACAGCTCTGTCTCACCAGTAATACTACCTCACGCTCCTTCTGGTGTTTCATATGCAATATATCTGCACCCTTCCCAAGCCCACACTGTGACAACGTACAGCCCCAGTATCATGTTGCAGCCTCTACCGTGTGCTAATGTAACTGGAATTAATTCAGAGGTACTACATCAAATAACCACTGAGGGAAGGGACAATCAGATAGCTGCACGTGATCCAACAAAGTCCTTGACAGCTAAAGAAAGACCGAGTACAAAATCACAAACTTCTTCACAGCGGTGCCTTAAAAGATCACAAGCATTACCAGAGAATAATTTAATTAAGAGATATAGAAGCGATGAGGAAAGTCTTGATACTTCTCTG ggagtatccatgaaaaatgaaagaccATCTTCCAGTAGCTCACAAACGAATTACAAAATGGACAATGTCCAGGAAGAGAgacagaacaaaactgaaacgTTAGATCAAAACATGGCAAGTTGCTATGACCAGTGTAAAAGAGAAGATGTTCTGGAAGGAGAGGACAAAATCCAAACTAAACAAGACATACCTGTAACACTTGCCATTCCTGCTCACGAG actttttttccatctggtTATCTTATTCCTCTTACTCAGTGCACCCAGGGCAACAAGGCAGGCTTTCTTAACAAAGAGAAAGCTGGGATATGCTCAGTGCAGCACACTACCTACAGCTCACCCATTACCG gtgtTATTCCAGTGCCAGCGTCTGAACTGAAAGCAGTTAACATTCCTGCTTTTCACGTAACACCCTTGAATATAATGCTGTCACCAACTTCTATAGCTGCTGCACCTGTACTGAGCAACTCCTGTCTCAATTCGAGTAATACCTGCCCTGCCCAAAGTCCAAGTTCGTCAGTTCTGAACTTCACGCTGCAGCACGTAGGACTAATACCTGCTGGTGTGCAAGTTCCTGCAAATCCTGTTCTTCAGCACGTGCCAGTCTCTTCACAACCAAAAAGTGTTAGCCATGgctcagaaaacacaaacttGCAGGAAGAAgag CCCTCTATTCCAAAGGAATCCCACGAGCCCCAAAGAGTTACAGAGAACTTTTTCCGCACACCGGGAGGGCCAAACACAGTGTCTTCACCATCTGCAAATTCAGATGGCGCCAATCAAGTCTCTCAAGGAACCCTGTATATTCCTCAAAGAAAACTTGAAGTGTCAGAAGACTAA
- the E2F8 gene encoding transcription factor E2F8 isoform X1, whose product MFKRDPGRAPPTAAAAGGQWAGRGRAVGRWARAGREAGGGRSAAGSGRGGATRPAPGSPLTRRWLPRSRRTGGPCDAERRGRTGDRRLLRLRAGGRMQQAGREMGTGDKENHPPELCRSALRTPLKQGAASPSVLAEIQPGCQPLATPPKPQELLPTEPWTPTANLKMLISAASPEIRSRERRRELSNTARQILQAKHCLPEHLPGDEYEKSQPSRKEKSLGLLCHKFLARYTDHASAAADNFICLDEVAEELNVERRRIYDIVNVLESLHMVSRLAKNKYAWHGRHNLSKTLQALKRVGEENKYTQQIQMIKKREYEHEFDLNGERNEEMARSFGSNDHSEMSFVELPGMEFRAASVNSRKDKSLRVMSQKFVMLFLVSTPKIVSLEVAAKILIGEDQLEDLDKSKFKTKIRRLYDIANVLSSLELIKKVHVTEERGRKPAFKWTGPEILPNIQDTKLEPVSTTPPMSESIPSKEQCSKNLFPSKGKQNFTRHPSLIKLVKSIENDRRKIQSAPTSPVKISPSTDQNLSAFPSKMAQLPAVAKHQLEGQSKKATEMKLSRPALQCSLSSPAVAPSHEPPCMAAPSQQPALTQLLGVCPPSHSSVSPVILPHAPSGVSYAIYLHPSQAHTVTTYSPSIMLQPLPCANVTGINSEVLHQITTEGRDNQIAARDPTKSLTAKERPSTKSQTSSQRCLKRSQALPENNLIKRYRSDEESLDTSLGVSMKNERPSSSSSQTNYKMDNVQEERQNKTETLDQNMASCYDQCKREDVLEGEDKIQTKQDIPVTLAIPAHETFFPSGYLIPLTQCTQGNKAGFLNKEKAGICSVQHTTYSSPITGVIPVPASELKAVNIPAFHVTPLNIMLSPTSIAAAPVLSNSCLNSSNTCPAQSPSSSVLNFTLQHVGLIPAGVQVPANPVLQHVPVSSQPKSVSHGSENTNLQEEEPSIPKESHEPQRVTENFFRTPGGPNTVSSPSANSDGANQVSQGTLYIPQRKLEVSED is encoded by the exons ATGTTTAAACGGGATCCCGGAAGGGCCCCgcccaccgccgccgccgccggcggccaatgggcggggcggggccgggccgttGGGCGGTGGGCGCGCGCGGGCCGAGAGGCGGGAGGCGGGAGGAGCGCGGCGGGAAGCGGCCGGGGTGGCGCCACCCGCCCGGCACCGGGGTCCCCGCTAACGCGCCGCTGGCTGCCCCGGTCCCGCAGAACCGGTGGGCCGTGCGATGCGGAGCGCCGCGGAAGGACCGGCGACCGACGGCTCCTGAGGCTTCGCGCCGGCGGGAGGATGCAGCAGGCGGGCCGGGAGATGGGCACCGGCGACAAG GAAAATCACCCTCCCGAGCTGTGCAGAAGCGCCTTGCGAACGCCACTGAAGCAAGGAGCTGCCTCGCCTTCGGTGCTGGCAGAGATACAGCCCGGCTGTCAGCCACTCGCCACCCCCCCGAAACCCCAAGAACTCCTGCCCACCGAGCCATGGACGCCCACTGCCAACCTGAAAATGCTGATCAGCGCAGCTAGCCCCGAGATCAGGAGCAGGGAGCGGCGGAGGGAACTGTCAAACACTGCAAGGCAGATTCTACAGGCAAAACACTGTTTGCCG GAGCACTTACCAGGAGATGAATATGAAAAATCTCAACCGAGTCGCAAAGAGAAAAGCCTAGGATTACTGTGTCATAAATTCTTAGCTCGATATACTGATCAcgccagtgctgcagcagataATTTCATTTGCCTTGATGAAGTAGCTGAAGAGCTTA atgtcGAACGTCGACGCATATATGATATCGTGAACGTGCTAGAGAGCCTACACATGGTGAGCCGCCTCGCCAAAAACAAATACGCTTGGCACGGGCGACATAATCTCTCCAAAACCCTGCAGGCATTGAAAAGAGTTGGAGAAGAGAACAAATACACACAGCAAATACAGATGATCAAGAAAAGAGAGTATGAGCATGAATTTGATCTCAACGGTGAAAGAAACGAAGAAATGGCAAGATCGTTTGGCTCAAATGACCACTCAGAAATGTCTTTTGTTGAGCTCCCAGGAATGGAATTTCGTGCTG CATCAGTGAACAGCAGGAAAGACAAGTCTTTACGAGTGATGAGTCAGAAATTTGTGATGCTGTTTCTTGTATCGACTCCTAAAATAGTAAGCCTTGAAGTTGCCGCTAAAATCTTGATTGGAGAAGACCAGTTAGAAGACTTAGATAAAAGCAAGTTTAAAA ccaAAATTAGGAGACTTTATGACATAGCAAATGTTCTCAGTAGCCTTGAGCTTATCAAGAAAGTTCATGTTacagaggagagaggaagaaaaccagcattCAAGTGGACAGGACCTGAGATCTTGCCAAATATTCAGG atacAAAACTTGAACCAGTTTCTACGACCCCACCTATGTCAGAATCCATCCCTTCCAAAGAGCAGTGTTCAAAAAACCTCTTTccttcaaaaggaaagcaaaacttcaCTCGACATCCATCTCTAATAAAGTTAGTTAAAAGTAtagaaaatgacagaagaaagatCCAGTCCGCTCCGACCAGTCCAGTTAAAATAAGCCCAA GTACGGATCAAAATTTATCAGCCTTCCCAAGTAAAATGGCTCAGCTTCCAGCAGTCGCTAAACATCAGCTGGAAGGACAATCAAA gaaagcaACAGAGATGAAGTTGTCAAGACCAGCTTTGCAATGTAGTCTGTCCTCACCTGCGGTAGCCCCCAGCCACGAACCTCCTTGCATGGCAGCCCCCTCTCAGCAGCCAGCTCTCACGCAGCTGCTCGGTGTCTGTCCTCCAAGCCACAGCTCTGTCTCACCAGTAATACTACCTCACGCTCCTTCTGGTGTTTCATATGCAATATATCTGCACCCTTCCCAAGCCCACACTGTGACAACGTACAGCCCCAGTATCATGTTGCAGCCTCTACCGTGTGCTAATGTAACTGGAATTAATTCAGAGGTACTACATCAAATAACCACTGAGGGAAGGGACAATCAGATAGCTGCACGTGATCCAACAAAGTCCTTGACAGCTAAAGAAAGACCGAGTACAAAATCACAAACTTCTTCACAGCGGTGCCTTAAAAGATCACAAGCATTACCAGAGAATAATTTAATTAAGAGATATAGAAGCGATGAGGAAAGTCTTGATACTTCTCTG ggagtatccatgaaaaatgaaagaccATCTTCCAGTAGCTCACAAACGAATTACAAAATGGACAATGTCCAGGAAGAGAgacagaacaaaactgaaacgTTAGATCAAAACATGGCAAGTTGCTATGACCAGTGTAAAAGAGAAGATGTTCTGGAAGGAGAGGACAAAATCCAAACTAAACAAGACATACCTGTAACACTTGCCATTCCTGCTCACGAG actttttttccatctggtTATCTTATTCCTCTTACTCAGTGCACCCAGGGCAACAAGGCAGGCTTTCTTAACAAAGAGAAAGCTGGGATATGCTCAGTGCAGCACACTACCTACAGCTCACCCATTACCG gtgtTATTCCAGTGCCAGCGTCTGAACTGAAAGCAGTTAACATTCCTGCTTTTCACGTAACACCCTTGAATATAATGCTGTCACCAACTTCTATAGCTGCTGCACCTGTACTGAGCAACTCCTGTCTCAATTCGAGTAATACCTGCCCTGCCCAAAGTCCAAGTTCGTCAGTTCTGAACTTCACGCTGCAGCACGTAGGACTAATACCTGCTGGTGTGCAAGTTCCTGCAAATCCTGTTCTTCAGCACGTGCCAGTCTCTTCACAACCAAAAAGTGTTAGCCATGgctcagaaaacacaaacttGCAGGAAGAAgag CCCTCTATTCCAAAGGAATCCCACGAGCCCCAAAGAGTTACAGAGAACTTTTTCCGCACACCGGGAGGGCCAAACACAGTGTCTTCACCATCTGCAAATTCAGATGGCGCCAATCAAGTCTCTCAAGGAACCCTGTATATTCCTCAAAGAAAACTTGAAGTGTCAGAAGACTAA